The Gemmatimonadaceae bacterium genome contains the following window.
GGATGGATCACGGAGACGGCCGACCCGCCTCGCGGCGGCGTGCGAGGGCGCGGCGACGCCAGCCGATGGAAATCGCGTATCCGACGAACATCGCGATCAAGACTCCGTAGGCGACCTGGTAATAGATGGCGTTGTCAGGCATCGGCTCAGGCCTCCGCGGCGTCGAGGAGTTCGTCGCGCTCGCGGGCCAGCGCCATCCGCGCGCGCACCAGCGCCACGTAGAGCACCGTGAACGCGAACAAGGCAAGGAACAGCGTGGTCGTCATCGACGCCGGCATCTGAATACCCGTCGGGTTCGCCACGATCGGCATCGGGTGCTGCGTGCGGAACAGGTACACGCTGAGGTGGATGAACGGGATCAACAGCGCCCCGAGGATCCCTACGACCGCCGAGTAGCGCGCGCGCGCCGTGCGGTCGTCCACCGCGCCGCGCAGCACGAGGTACCCAAGGTAGAGGAACCAGAGGAACAGCGTGAGCGTGAGCCGCGCATCCCAGACCCACCAAGCGCCCCAGATCGGCCTGCCCCAGAGTGGCCCCGAGATGAGCACGCCCGTGGTGAAGATCACGCCAACCTCGGCCGAGGACTCGGCGAAGCGATCCAGCCGCGGGTCCTTGAGGAACAGCCACACGCCGCCGGCGATGGCCGTGAGCCCGAAGGCGAGGAACGCCACCCAGGCCGAGGGCAGGTGCACGTAGAAGATCTTCTGGGCGAGGCCCTGCAGCCGGTCGGGCGGCGTGAACCAGATGGCGCGCACGAAGGCCGCGGCCATCAGGACGATGGCGGCGATGCCGAAGGCATCGAGGCCGCGCGGGCGCGCCGGGGAGTCGGAAGTCACGTCAGGGTCAGTCGTCGAGCGTGAAGGGGAACGCGATCGTGCACGCGTACAGGAAGACGAGGTCGAAGGCGAGCAGGATACGCAGCCAGGCCATGCTCTCGGCCAGCGGCCGGCCCGCCAGCAGTCTGGCCGTCGCGCTGGCCGCGGGCAACACGACCGGCACGAAGAATGGCAGGGCCAGCACCGGAAGCAGCAGCTCGGCCATTCGCGTATTCGACGTGATCCCGGCGAACAACGTTCCAATGCAGGCCAGACCGATCGCCGCCAGCAGCATCACGCCGGCCAGCGGTCCGAAGATGACGCCGAAGGGCAGGTTGTAGAACAGCGCGACGGCGGGCAGCGCCACCGCCTGCACCCCGAGCACGAAGACGAGGTTGGCCAGCGCCTTACCGAGGAAGATGGACTCGCGCGGCACGGGGGCGACGAGCAGCGCATCCATCGCGCGCTCCTGCGCCTCGACCTCGAACGAGCGGTGCAGTCCCAGCAGCCCGGAGAACGTGAAGGTCACCCAGAGCACGCCCGGCGCGATGTCCAGCGGCGTGACCGCGGTAGCGTCCCAGGTGAAATAGAAAATCACCACCGCGAGCAGCGAGACCACCAGCGCCGAGAGGTAGGCGCTGCGCGTGCGGAACTCGATGGCGAGGTCCTTCCGGGCGATGAGCCAGGCGGCGGCGAGCGTGCCCGGATGGGCAGCGGCTGCCTTTGGCGGGCCAGCGACGGGCGCGGTCACGAGAGGAGCTCCCGATACTCGGCGGCGTAGGCAGACGCATCGAGGCCGGAGGTGTCGTCGTGGCGCACGAACCGTCCGCCGCGCATCACCGCCGCCTGTGAGGCCACCGCCAGGCCCTCCTGGAGATGGTGCGTGACCACGATCAGCGCGGCGCCTGCCTCACGTCGTTCTCGAAGCAGCGCCGTGAGTGCGACGCTGCCGAGTTCATCGAGTCCAGTGTAGGGTTCGTCGGCCAGCAACACATCCGGCGCGTGCACGATGGCGCGGGCGATGGCCACGCGCTGCTGCAGTCCGCGCGACAGCGCGCGGACGGGGACGTCCGCGCGGTCGGCGACACGAAGTGCATCGAGCGACGCCTGCACTTTCGCGTCCGGATCAGGCAGTGCGTGCAGCTGCGCGGCAAAGCGAACGTTCTCGCGCGCCGTCAGCGCGTCGTAGAGCATCGTCCGGTGGCTGATCAGCCCAACCCGGCTGCGGGCCTCAACCGCCGGCAGCGTGCGACCGGCCACCGCGGCGCGACCGGCGCTGGGCTTGAGCAGGCCGGCCAACAAGCGCAGTAGGGTGGTCTTGCCGGCGCCGTTCGGGCCGAAGAGCGCGAGGGCGTCACCCGGCCCGAGGTCCAGACTGACGCCGTCTACCGCGCGCCGCGCCCCGAAGGCGCGCTGCAGGCCCTCGGCCTGGATCAGCGGAGTCACGGCCTCGGTCGGCGGCAGATTCCCATACGGGAAGGCTACCGACTCGGCGGGCCGCACGGAACGGGCAGGGGCCGTCGCAGGACAAGCGCGCTTCGGGTTCGCCTTGGCACAAGCAGCTATCGACGCCGCTCGACCTCAAACAGCGTGTACAGCCTTGTCGAGTCCAACAGCGTGGCGATGTCGGCAGAAACCTGAGAAAGCCGCGTGCGCATCCCACGCTCGCGCGCCCGCTTCTGGAGGAGGATCAGGCAGCCGAGTCCGGAGGCGTCGATCTCGCGGGTGGCGAGCATATCGACCACGACCACGTGGTCCCCGCGGCGCGCGGCGCCTTCAACGGCGGATAGTACGGCATCACGACAGGACGCGCGCTCACGGTTGGTAAGCGACGGCGGAGCTACATATGTGGTGGATCGCTCTTCTGGCATTGTTGGGTTCCCCTGCTGGTGCAGAGGCCACGGTCGATGCCAGGTGCTGTCGAATACAGCTCTCCCATCGGGGCGCTGCCCCGTGGGTGAACCACCTTCGGCAACCGGACGATCTCGAACGTTCCGAGACTCCTGGCTTTGCGTCCCCGCCTCGCGACGGGTTTGCTCTTATCGGTGTGGCGTACTGCGCGTTTGCTGGTTCTGATAAGCCAGAGCCGTGCCACGCGCACTCGAACTGTAAGTGATTGCCGCTAGGCGTGTTATACGCTCGTCACGCTGTGACGGATCTCCCGCGTCGGTGCGCCTTGCAAGGGAGTCGGCAAATCACGCGTCACTGTCGCGCCTTGAGACGGCACCTGTAGCCGCCGTGGTCGGTCGGCGGGCCAACCCGTCGGCGCTCCTTAGCCGCGCCGTAGCCGCGCCGTAGCCGCACCGTAGCCGCACCGTAGCCGCACCGCGGTAGCCAGCGGCCGTCCGCCGACCTAGCATTGGGCCATGACCGAGATCAGCGACCTCCTCACAGAAACGCGGAGCTTTCCGCCGTCCGCTTCCTTCCGCAGTGCCGCGCTCGTGCGAGACGGGTCCCTGCACGCCGAGGGCGCGAAGGACTTCGAGCGCTACTGGGCCTCGCAGGCAGAGAGCCTGAAGTGGAGCAAGCCGTGGACCCGTGTCCTCGACTGGACGCCTCCCCACGCCAAGTGGTTCGTCGGCGGCGAGCTCAACGTGAGCGAGAACTGCCTCGACCGCCACCTGGCCGGCGCGCGGCGCAACAAGGCGGCCATCGTCTGGGAAGGCGAGCCGGGCGACCGCCGCACGATGACCTACTGGGAGCTCGCCCGCGAGGTGCGCCAGTTCGCGAACGTGCTCAAGTCGCTTGGCGTGCAGAAGGGCGATCGTGTCGGCATCTACCTGCCGCTGATTCCCGAGGCCGCAGTGGCGATGCTGGCCTGCGCGCGGATCGGCGCCATCCACTCGGTGGTATTCGGCGGCTTCTCACCCGAATCGCTACGCGACCGGATGAACGACGCCGAAGCGAAGGTGGTGATCACGGCGGACGGCGGATACCGGCGCGGACAGATCATCCCGCTCAAGCGCAACACGGACCGTGCGGTCGAGGGTTGCCCAAGCGTGAAGCACGTGGTCGTTGTGCAACGTCGGGCCTCTGGGCCGATCACCGAAGCGCACGCGGAGATGAAGGAAGGCCGCGACCACTGGTACCACCGGTTGATGCAGCAGGCCAATGATGTCTGCCCGCCGCAGCCGATGGACGCCGAGGACGTGCTGTTCATCCTCTACACCTCGGGCACGACGGGCAAACCGAAGGGCATCGTGCACACGACGGCTGGCTATCTCACCGGTGCGGCGAGTTCGACCAAGTACGTGTTCGACCTGAAGGAAGAGGACGTGTTCTGGTGCACGGCCGACGTGGGCTGGATCACGGGGCACACGTACTTGGTGTACGGCCCGCTGGCGAACGGCGCGACCTGCGTGATGTACGAAGGCGCGCCTGACTGGCCGGAGCGTGATCGATTCTGGAGCATCTGCGCGCGGCACGGCGTGACGATCCTCTACACGGCGCCGACGGCGATCCGTGCCTTCATGAAGTGGGGTGTGGAGCATCCGCGGAAGCACGACCTCTCGCGGCTGCGCCTCTTGGGGTCCGTCGGCGAGCCGATCAATCCGGAAGCCTGGATGTGGTACCACGAGCACATCGGCGGCTCACGCTGCCCGATCGTGGATACCTGGTGGCAAACGGAGACGGGCTCGATCGTGATCTCGCCGTTGCCGGGCGTCACCGCCACAAAGCCCGGCAGCGCCACGCAGCCGCTGCCGGGATATCACGCGGCGCTGCTCGACTCGACGGCGCAGGAGATTCCCCAGGGCGGCGGGCTGCTCGCGCTGACCAAGCCTTGGCCGTCGATGCTGCGCACGATCTGGCGCGACGACGCGCGCTACGTGCAGACGTACTTCTCCAAGTGGGAGGGCCGACCGGACCTCTACTTCCCCGGCGACGGTGCGAAGAAGGACGCCGACGGCTTCTACTGGATCCTCGGCCGCGTGGACGACGTGTTGAACGTCGCGGGCCACCGCATCGGCACGATGGAAGTGGAGTCGGCCTTGGTGGAGCACCCCGCAGTGGCCGAGGCGGCGGTGGTCGGCAAGGCGCACGAGCTGAAGGGGCAGGCGGTCTGCGCCTTCGTGACGCTGCGCGATGGCTTCAAGAAGTCGACCGACCTCCGCGATGAACTGCGCGAGTTCGTGGCGACCAAGATCGGCGCGCTGGCCCGGCCGGATGACGTGCTCTTCTCGGCGGACCTGCCGAAGACGCGCTCGGGCAAGATCATGCGGCGACTGTTGCGTGACATCGCCGAAGGACGTGCGTTGGGCGACACGACGACTCTGGCTGACCCTGGTGTCGTGGCGTCGCTGAAAGAGCAGTATGAGGACAAGGAGGGGTGAACTGCTTGCCACAGAGGCACAGAGACACAGAGGGCTGAGCGAGCACGAGCGACTCTGTGCCCAGTCCGACAGAATTCTTAAGGGGGCGTGGCGGACATAGCTGTCCGCCACGCCCCCTTGGAAGTTGTGGTTGGAGCCGACACAGAGGCCTACGCCCGTCCCGACACCTCAGTGTCTCTGTGCCTCTGTGGCCAGCAGTTATCAGGGCACCGAAACCTTGGTCACCCCATCGCCAGGCTTGTCGAGCTCAGCCTGCACCTTGGCCTCGAGCACCATCGCACGGAACTGGTCGTAGGGAATCGCCCCCGCGATCATGCGCCCGCCGATGATGAAGGTCGGCGTCGAGCCCACGCGCAGGCGGTTGGCCTCGTTCCGGTTGGCGAGGATCTGCGGCAGCATCTTCTCGGAGTCGTAGCACTCGTTCCACCGACGCACGTCGAGGCTCAGGTCGCGGGCGTAGCGCTCGAAGACCCGCTTCGGCGAGCGCGTGGCCTGCGTATTCCACTCGTACTGGCCCTGGAACAGGCGGTCGTGCATCTCCCAGAACTTGCCCTGCTCGTTGGCACAGTGGGCCGCGTTGTGAGCCGGCACCGAGTTCGGATGGATGTCGAGCGGAAGGTCGAAGAAGCGGAAGGACACCTCGCCCGTCTCGACAAGCCGCTTCATCACGTCAGGGCCCGTGACGGTGGCGTAGTAGGCACAGCCCGGGCATTCGAAGTCGCCGAACTCGATGACCTGCACCGGGGCGTCCGGGTTGCCCTTGAGGATGCCCGCCGCGTCCACGGCCGGCAGCGTCGCCGGATCCAGCGTGAGCACCGTTCCCTGGCGCGACATCACCCAACCGATCGCCCCGACGCCGACGACGGCGACGACGGCGAGGATAGCGACAAAGGAACCATTGTTGGCCTTGAGGGACTTCTTGGACACGGGCGTCTCCGGAGCGCGAGCGTTGTGACGGGAATCTCGCAATGTATCCGCTTCGCGTGGGGTATGAGAATGGGGCGCAAGGGGTTATCTTTCGCGGATGGGCGGAAAGTCCTCCCATCCGAACCTTAAGCCGGACGAAATGAGCAGACAGCGTAATCGCGGCCGCCCGATGGCCGCGGCCCCGACGCCGTTCGACCAGGCGCGAGACGAGCTGTTCCAGCACGTGATGCGCTGTGGGGTGATCGGCTCGGCGCCGGAACACCAGAAGGAATGGTTCGACGAGACGATGAAGTTTCTCGCGGACCGCTACCACGAGTTGAGCCAGAAGCAGGTCGCGGAGTTGCGAGTCCTGGGCGAGCGGTTTGCCGCCCCGACGGTGAAGCAGCCGGCCCCGTCGCCGGCCCCCTCCGCAGAGGCCGAGTCGGACGCCGACGCGAAGGACGCTCCCGAAGACGAGCTCGACGCGGTCAGCGCGGTTTGATCAGCAGGACTTCGAAGCCCCGGCGAGCACGCCGGGGCTTTGTTGTTTTTTGGGGATGCGGGGGAACTGCTTTGCCACAGAGGCACAGAGACACAGAGGGTTGAGCGCGCACGGTGGCCTCTGTGTCTAGTCCAACGGCAACTTCTTTGGGGGCTCGGCGAAGAGATTTCTCCGTCAAGACCCCCTTCAGTTCCATAGAGAGAAGGCACAGAGGTGTCGGCTCGCGAATGAGCCCTCTGTGTCTCTGTGCCTCTGTGGCAAATTTTCGGCGCGCCGATCTCGAATCAGCGCGTGCCAGACTGCCGCGTCCGGCGCAGCGCCACGCCGAGCCGCAGGCCGCCGCCCATGGACAGCTCGGCCGCGGGGATCCAGGCGCCGCGGCGCGCGCCTTCGACGCCCACGTGCAGCGTGAGCACCGGGTCGGCGCGGCCTTCGACGAAGCGGGCGCTGACCCCCGCCCCACCGTAGAGGCCGCGCGGCCGCTCACCGAAGGGGTCCAGGTGGAAGCGAACCGCGAAGTCTGCTCGCTGCGCGCCGCGCCAGACGTCGTCGCGGCCGCGCACCGCGCCAGCTGAGACCAGGCCCGCGACGCGCACGTACCAGCCCGCGCGCAGGTTCACACCAGCACCGGCGAAGGCGTCCGGTGTGCGGGAGGCCCCGGCGTCCGCGAACAGCTCCCACTGGGGGTTCGCACTCACGGCGCGCGGGTCGGCTCGCTGGGCCTTGGCGGGGGCCGCCCAGCAGAGAACGAGCGCGGCCAGGCCGAAGTTCAGTCGCATGGGGGCGGAAGCTACAGCCGCTCCCCGCTGGCCCAAAGCTTGCGACCCCCCGTTTTCGTGGGGTAGGTTCCGTTTCCGGCCCTTCCGACCCAGACGAGGATTCGATGACCGACACGGTCGCGCTGCTGCGCGGCGTCGCCATCTTCCAGGACCTTGATGACGGCGAACTCGCCCGCGTGGCGGAGGTCTGCAAGACTAAGGACTTCGTCTCCGGGGAGTACATCTTCAAGGAGGGCGAGGCCGGCAGCCGCCTGTTCCTGATCGTCGAGGGTGACGTGCGCATCTCGCGCATGGTGCCCGGCAGCGGCGAGGAGGCCCTGGCCGTGCTCAAGCCCGGCGCCCTGTTCGGCGAGATGTCCGTGTTCGACCGCTCCGAGCGCTCCACGGACGCCATCTCCAACGGCGGCACCAAGGTGCTGACCATCTCGCGCAGCGACTTCGAGCTGTTGCTCGACTTCAACCGCGAGATCGCCTACAAGGTGCTGTGGAGTTGCGTGCGGCTCCTTTCCGGCCGACTGAGGGCAACGAACGACTCGCTTCGTTCGTTTCTTGCGATGTCGATGTTCTAGCACCGCCCGCTCGCGGCGGTGCCGGACCACAGCCCGCGACCCCAACCGACGGTCCCTGCCCGTGATCCAGATTCGTTCCGCCATCCTGCGCGGTGCGCTTGCGTTCAGCGCCGCCTTCGCACCTGCCGCCACGCTGGCGCTGAGCACCGGCCTGAGCCTCGCGTTCGCACCCACACTCGGCGCGCAATCGACGGCTTCCACCCTCGGCTTCCAGCGCGACCCACGCATCGCCGCCGCGATTCGGGAAGTGGATCCGGCTCGTCTTAGAGCGATGGATTCGGTGCTCGTGTCCTTCGGCACACGGCACACGCTGAGCGACACTGTCTCGCAGACGCGCGGTATCGGCGCCGCGCGACGCTGGATCCACAGCCAGCTCACGCAGTTCTCCAAGGACTGCGGCAACTGCCTGCGCATCGAGTACGACACCGGCTCGGCCGTCATCACGCGGCACCCGGAGCGCCCGACCTGGCACCTGGTGAACGTCGTGGCGTGGCTGCCGGGCCGCGATACGTCGCGGGTGGTCGTGATCGGCGGGCATTTCGATTCCTGCATCTGCTCCGTCAACTCGATGGACGCCACCAGTGATGCGCCGGGCGCGGACGATGACGGCTCCGGCACCGTCGCCGTGATGGAGCTGGCGCGGGTCGTCGGCAAGCAATTCCCGCAGGGTCTTGAGCAGACCGTGGCCTTCGTGCTCTACACGGGCGAGGAACTGGGACTGCTGGGCTCGGGCATCTTCGCCGACCGGCTGGAGCGCGAGGGCAAGACGGTGACGGCGGCGTTCACCGATGACATCGTCGGCAACGTGGTCGCCGACGACGGGCGCGTGGACTCGACCTCAGTGCGCGTGTTCGCGGTGGACTCGCTGGCGCTGGGCGGCAGTGAGCTGGCGCGATACGTCTGGGCGGCTGGCGCACTGTATCAGCCGGACTTCGAGGTGATTCCCGTGCTGCGGCTCGACCGGCTTGGCCGTGGTGGCGACCACGCGCCGTTCCATCGCAAGGGTCTTCCAGCCCTGCGCTTCAGCGAGCGGTTGGAGAACTACAAGCAGCAGCACCTGCCGACCGACGAGCTGCAATACGTGAACTTCGGCTACGTGGCCAAGGTGGCGCGGCTCAACCTCGCCACGGTCGTCTCGCTGGCCTCGGCGCCATCACGGCCCACGCGCACCGCGTACGCGCGCGACCGCGCCTCTGGCGGACAGTCGTTCACGATCCGCTGGGACGCCGTTCCCGGCGCGGCGAGCTATGAACTGCTCGTGCGCCGCACCACCGCGCCGACCTACACGCGCATCGTGCCCGCCGGCAACGTCACGGAGTTCCTGCTGGACGAGCAGCTCGACGACGTGTGGGTGGGCGTGCGCGCGGTAGGCGCCAACGGGCACCGCTCGCTGACCACCGTGGTCGGCGCGCCCGGCGGCGCGCGGCTCCCGAACCCGAACGCAAGACGGCCGGGCGGCCAGCCGTGAAGTCACGGCGGCTGCAGGGCACTCCTGGGCGCTCGCGGTGAGCGCCTTCGGCGGCTTTTCTCCAGAGGCCTTCAAGTTCCTCAGGGGCCTGAAGCGCAACAACAACAAGCCCTGGTTCGAGGAGAACCGTGGGCTGTATGAACGCGCGATCAAGCAGCCGCTGCAGCATCTGGCGGAAGAACTGGATGTGCAGTTCGCCAAGCTGGCGCCCGAGTTCGTGGCGCCGCCGAAGCGGGCGCTCTTCCGCATCTACCGCGACGTGCGCTTCTCGAAGGACAAGTCGCCGTACAAGACGCACGCGGCGCTGTGGGTCTTCCATCGCGATGCCGGCCGCGGCGTGGGGCGGGAGGCGCACGGCGGCGCGGGGTTCTACTTCCACCTGGAACCGGGCGCGTCGATGGTCGCGGGTGGTTTCTGGATGCCGGCGCGACCCGAGCTTAACGTGCTGCGCGAGGCAATCGCCGAGGACCATCGGCCGTTCGCTCGGATCGTGAAGGCGGCGGCGTTCACCAAGCGCTTCGGCGGGCTCACCGATGATGAGGCCGGCGTGCGTTTGACGCGCGTACCGCGCGGATTCGCGCCCGATCATCCCGCCGCCGACTGGCTGCGCTTCGCGTCGTTCACCGCGTCGCGTGAGTTGACGGATGCGGAAGCGCTGTCGCCGAAGCTGGTGCCGACGATCCTGAAGGACTACGCAGCGCTGCTGCCGTTGGTGCGCTGGCTGAACGCGACGCTGGGCCACCCGCCTGCCAAGTCGCGCTGAACGCGAACGGGCAGCCGCCGTGGCGCGCCCGACGACGCGAGACTGCTAGGCGCGACCGCGCACGATCCCCTCAAAACGCCGCGCCGGATCGAACAAGCGCGCCGCCGTCTCGCGCATCGACCCTGGCGTGACGCGCGAAAGCTCCTGCGGATAGCGCGCCAGGTCCTCAAGCGCGCCCCAGAGGTACGCGTCCGCCACGTCGCTGAGCACGGCCGCCCCCGATGACTGGCGGATCTGCCAGGCACCGATGGCGTATTGCCGCGCACGCTCGAGCTCCACGTCGCTGACCGCTGTCTCGCAAAGCTTGGCGAACTCACGCAGGAGGCCCTCGCGCGCAATGTCCTCCTTGTCCGGCGACGTGGCGATGTAGGCGGCAAAGGTCCCGCCCACGGCACGCGCGTAGGGCCGCGCCATCACGGTGTAGGCCAGCGATTGCCGGTCGCGTAGCTCCTCGAAGAAGCGGCCCCCCAATCCGCTGGCCACGCCGCTCAGCATCTCGGCGTCGAATCGGGCCGCGTCCTGGCGATCCGGTCCCTCGAAGAGCAACGCCATCGCCGTCTGCTTCTTCTCCCGTGCGTCCACACTGCTCCCACCCTGCGCGGGCCACTGCGGCCGTGCAATTCCGGGCCGCGGCATCTCCTCGAGCCGCGCGAACCACGACGCGAGCAGCTCCGCTGTCTCGCGCGGATCGACGTCGCCGACCACGGCGATGGCGGCATTGCCGCGCAGCACCTGCTCCCGATGCCAAGCGGCGAGTGCCTCGGGTGTGAACGCGCGCACGGACTCCTCGGACCCAAGGGTCGAACGTCCGTACGGGTGATTCGGCCAGGCGAGCTCGGCGGCCAGCCGCATCGGCTGGCGATACATATCGTCACGCAGTGCGCCGAGCGAGGCGATGGCCACCGCACGCTCGGCCTCAACGCCGTCGCTGGGGAAGGTCGGGGCAATCACGAGATCGCCCAGCAGTTCCGCCGCGTCGCTGAGACGTCCGCCCGGGACGCCGATGGTCCACTGCATGCTCTCCGTGCCCACGCTCGCCACCGGAACGCCGCCCAAGCGCTCGGCATCCTCGGCCAGTTGTGTGGCGCTGCGTCGCTGCGTGCCACGCAGCATCGCACGGGCCATCAACGTGGAGATGCCGCTGTTGCCCACCGACTCGGCGATGACGCCGCCGGCGACAAACACCCCAAGGTGCGCGAGCGAGGCGCCAGGCCTCGGGCGCACGAGGATGGGAAGTCCGGTGCGCGTGCGATACACGTGCACGCCATCCACCTCGCGCTCGAGCGTGGCGCCCA
Protein-coding sequences here:
- the acs gene encoding acetate--CoA ligase: MTEISDLLTETRSFPPSASFRSAALVRDGSLHAEGAKDFERYWASQAESLKWSKPWTRVLDWTPPHAKWFVGGELNVSENCLDRHLAGARRNKAAIVWEGEPGDRRTMTYWELAREVRQFANVLKSLGVQKGDRVGIYLPLIPEAAVAMLACARIGAIHSVVFGGFSPESLRDRMNDAEAKVVITADGGYRRGQIIPLKRNTDRAVEGCPSVKHVVVVQRRASGPITEAHAEMKEGRDHWYHRLMQQANDVCPPQPMDAEDVLFILYTSGTTGKPKGIVHTTAGYLTGAASSTKYVFDLKEEDVFWCTADVGWITGHTYLVYGPLANGATCVMYEGAPDWPERDRFWSICARHGVTILYTAPTAIRAFMKWGVEHPRKHDLSRLRLLGSVGEPINPEAWMWYHEHIGGSRCPIVDTWWQTETGSIVISPLPGVTATKPGSATQPLPGYHAALLDSTAQEIPQGGGLLALTKPWPSMLRTIWRDDARYVQTYFSKWEGRPDLYFPGDGAKKDADGFYWILGRVDDVLNVAGHRIGTMEVESALVEHPAVAEAAVVGKAHELKGQAVCAFVTLRDGFKKSTDLRDELREFVATKIGALARPDDVLFSADLPKTRSGKIMRRLLRDIAEGRALGDTTTLADPGVVASLKEQYEDKEG
- a CDS encoding heme exporter protein CcmB; translated protein: MTAPVAGPPKAAAAHPGTLAAAWLIARKDLAIEFRTRSAYLSALVVSLLAVVIFYFTWDATAVTPLDIAPGVLWVTFTFSGLLGLHRSFEVEAQERAMDALLVAPVPRESIFLGKALANLVFVLGVQAVALPAVALFYNLPFGVIFGPLAGVMLLAAIGLACIGTLFAGITSNTRMAELLLPVLALPFFVPVVLPAASATARLLAGRPLAESMAWLRILLAFDLVFLYACTIAFPFTLDD
- a CDS encoding DsbA family protein produces the protein MSKKSLKANNGSFVAILAVVAVVGVGAIGWVMSRQGTVLTLDPATLPAVDAAGILKGNPDAPVQVIEFGDFECPGCAYYATVTGPDVMKRLVETGEVSFRFFDLPLDIHPNSVPAHNAAHCANEQGKFWEMHDRLFQGQYEWNTQATRSPKRVFERYARDLSLDVRRWNECYDSEKMLPQILANRNEANRLRVGSTPTFIIGGRMIAGAIPYDQFRAMVLEAKVQAELDKPGDGVTKVSVP
- the ccmA gene encoding heme ABC exporter ATP-binding protein CcmA, giving the protein MTPLIQAEGLQRAFGARRAVDGVSLDLGPGDALALFGPNGAGKTTLLRLLAGLLKPSAGRAAVAGRTLPAVEARSRVGLISHRTMLYDALTARENVRFAAQLHALPDPDAKVQASLDALRVADRADVPVRALSRGLQQRVAIARAIVHAPDVLLADEPYTGLDELGSVALTALLRERREAGAALIVVTHHLQEGLAVASQAAVMRGGRFVRHDDTSGLDASAYAAEYRELLS
- the ccsA gene encoding cytochrome c biogenesis protein CcsA: MTSDSPARPRGLDAFGIAAIVLMAAAFVRAIWFTPPDRLQGLAQKIFYVHLPSAWVAFLAFGLTAIAGGVWLFLKDPRLDRFAESSAEVGVIFTTGVLISGPLWGRPIWGAWWVWDARLTLTLFLWFLYLGYLVLRGAVDDRTARARYSAVVGILGALLIPFIHLSVYLFRTQHPMPIVANPTGIQMPASMTTTLFLALFAFTVLYVALVRARMALARERDELLDAAEA
- a CDS encoding DUF2461 domain-containing protein; translated protein: MSAFGGFSPEAFKFLRGLKRNNNKPWFEENRGLYERAIKQPLQHLAEELDVQFAKLAPEFVAPPKRALFRIYRDVRFSKDKSPYKTHAALWVFHRDAGRGVGREAHGGAGFYFHLEPGASMVAGGFWMPARPELNVLREAIAEDHRPFARIVKAAAFTKRFGGLTDDEAGVRLTRVPRGFAPDHPAADWLRFASFTASRELTDAEALSPKLVPTILKDYAALLPLVRWLNATLGHPPAKSR
- a CDS encoding M28 family peptidase; its protein translation is MIQIRSAILRGALAFSAAFAPAATLALSTGLSLAFAPTLGAQSTASTLGFQRDPRIAAAIREVDPARLRAMDSVLVSFGTRHTLSDTVSQTRGIGAARRWIHSQLTQFSKDCGNCLRIEYDTGSAVITRHPERPTWHLVNVVAWLPGRDTSRVVVIGGHFDSCICSVNSMDATSDAPGADDDGSGTVAVMELARVVGKQFPQGLEQTVAFVLYTGEELGLLGSGIFADRLEREGKTVTAAFTDDIVGNVVADDGRVDSTSVRVFAVDSLALGGSELARYVWAAGALYQPDFEVIPVLRLDRLGRGGDHAPFHRKGLPALRFSERLENYKQQHLPTDELQYVNFGYVAKVARLNLATVVSLASAPSRPTRTAYARDRASGGQSFTIRWDAVPGAASYELLVRRTTAPTYTRIVPAGNVTEFLLDEQLDDVWVGVRAVGANGHRSLTTVVGAPGGARLPNPNARRPGGQP
- a CDS encoding STAS domain-containing protein, with translation MPEERSTTYVAPPSLTNRERASCRDAVLSAVEGAARRGDHVVVVDMLATREIDASGLGCLILLQKRARERGMRTRLSQVSADIATLLDSTRLYTLFEVERRR
- a CDS encoding cyclic nucleotide-binding domain-containing protein; translated protein: MTDTVALLRGVAIFQDLDDGELARVAEVCKTKDFVSGEYIFKEGEAGSRLFLIVEGDVRISRMVPGSGEEALAVLKPGALFGEMSVFDRSERSTDAISNGGTKVLTISRSDFELLLDFNREIAYKVLWSCVRLLSGRLRATNDSLRSFLAMSMF